From the genome of Actinacidiphila yeochonensis CN732, one region includes:
- a CDS encoding WXG100 family type VII secretion target: protein MALPADWDNAVVSVDPHAVDQSGAEVLSIMDGIVDRISAINTSLADLRLSWVGAAQKEQEDFAEKWDEAWVKLFGTNDNPDLGILYRFAQGIQSAAVIYGRGDRSVSNSFAEFQARMEGVFDYLEPLESSLDQTDIDLETLVGSLPPKVYLGFDADGANNASGDGGDTDSAAPANTTDVQDQNSHYHTTSINETF from the coding sequence ATGGCACTCCCAGCTGACTGGGACAACGCGGTCGTCTCCGTCGATCCGCATGCCGTGGATCAGAGCGGAGCGGAGGTGCTCAGCATCATGGACGGTATCGTCGACCGCATATCCGCCATCAACACGAGTCTGGCAGACCTCAGGCTGAGCTGGGTGGGTGCGGCGCAGAAAGAGCAGGAGGACTTCGCCGAAAAGTGGGACGAGGCGTGGGTAAAACTCTTCGGCACGAATGATAATCCTGATCTGGGCATTCTCTACCGGTTCGCACAGGGGATCCAGTCGGCTGCGGTGATCTACGGCCGTGGTGACCGCTCCGTTTCCAACTCCTTCGCCGAGTTCCAGGCCCGGATGGAGGGCGTTTTCGACTATCTGGAGCCGCTGGAGAGTTCTTTGGATCAAACCGATATCGACCTCGAAACCTTGGTGGGCAGTTTGCCGCCGAAGGTCTACCTCGGGTTTGACGCCGACGGTGCGAACAATGCATCTGGCGATGGTGGCGACACCGACTCCGCTGCTCCCGCGAACACGACCGACGTCCAGGACCAGAACTCGCACTATCACACGACGTCGATCAACGAGACGTTCTGA
- a CDS encoding WXG100 family type VII secretion target has product MRTINGHHVSGTLQSDGSFLSDDGTWYVPAQGVPEHGKVLPDGSFLAEKVGKDGVTYWGSETDDGGLVSSDKSVVVRPDGTVEHGRVLPDGSFLAEKVGKDGVTYWGSETDDGGLVSSDKSVVVRPDGTVEHGRVLPDGSFLAEKVGKDGVTYWGSETDDGGLVSSDKSVVVRPDGTVEHGRVLPDGSFLAEKVGKDGVTYWGSETDDGGLVSSDKSVVVRPDGTVEHGRVLPDGSFLAEKVGKDGVTYWGSETDDGGLVSSDKSVVVRPDGTVEHGRVLPDGSFLAEKVGKDGVTYWGSETDDGGLVSSDKSVVVRPDGTVEHGRVLPDGSFLAEKVGKDGVTYWGSETDDGGLVSSDKSVVVRPDGTVEHGRVLPDGSFLAEKVGKDGVTYWGSETDDGGLVSSDKSVVVRPDGTVEHGKVLPDGTFLKSRVGNDGVTYWGSETDDGGFISEDGKTYIEANGDVDHGKTVDDKFLMLKVGSDGVTYWGNKTADGGFISEDGKTYIDATGKIEHGITTSGKDAHFLPNGTSVTLPSGQVVYGYMTGDDFYSEDGSTIVLDGKTVVNGSMDQFSGIFTSSSGDGYYVGANGITHGTFRDADGALMFDDGSGFVLTEKGWKVDLQQMLDCVDLINKKNVDLSDYRESIREQIRLVEHSWKSPAGDTFSDISTQVTTALDNLVDLVANISARVQRSHDNYAEQEQKNLDNFKYETGGK; this is encoded by the coding sequence GTGCGGACCATCAACGGCCACCACGTGTCCGGGACGCTCCAGTCGGACGGGTCCTTCCTGTCGGACGACGGCACCTGGTACGTCCCGGCTCAGGGTGTGCCGGAGCATGGGAAGGTGTTGCCGGATGGTTCTTTCCTTGCGGAGAAGGTCGGTAAGGATGGTGTGACGTATTGGGGTTCGGAGACTGACGACGGTGGTTTGGTTTCGTCGGATAAGTCGGTGGTTGTTCGGCCGGATGGGACGGTTGAGCATGGGCGGGTGTTGCCGGATGGTTCTTTCCTTGCGGAGAAGGTCGGTAAGGATGGTGTGACGTATTGGGGTTCGGAGACTGACGACGGTGGTTTGGTTTCGTCGGATAAGTCGGTGGTTGTTCGGCCGGATGGGACGGTTGAGCATGGGCGGGTGTTGCCGGATGGTTCTTTCCTTGCGGAGAAGGTGGGCAAGGATGGTGTGACGTATTGGGGTTCGGAGACTGACGACGGTGGTTTGGTTTCGTCGGATAAGTCGGTGGTTGTTCGGCCGGATGGGACGGTTGAGCATGGGCGGGTGTTGCCGGATGGTTCTTTCCTTGCGGAGAAGGTGGGCAAGGATGGTGTGACGTATTGGGGTTCGGAGACTGACGACGGTGGTTTGGTTTCGTCGGATAAGTCGGTGGTTGTTCGGCCGGATGGGACGGTTGAGCATGGGCGGGTGTTGCCGGATGGTTCTTTCCTTGCGGAGAAGGTGGGCAAGGATGGTGTGACGTATTGGGGTTCGGAGACTGACGACGGTGGTTTGGTTTCGTCGGATAAGTCGGTGGTTGTTCGGCCGGATGGGACGGTTGAGCATGGGCGGGTGTTGCCGGATGGTTCTTTCCTTGCGGAGAAGGTGGGCAAGGATGGTGTGACGTATTGGGGTTCGGAGACTGACGACGGTGGTTTGGTTTCGTCGGACAAGTCGGTGGTTGTTCGGCCGGATGGGACGGTTGAGCATGGGCGGGTGTTGCCGGATGGTTCTTTCCTTGCGGAGAAGGTGGGCAAGGATGGTGTGACGTATTGGGGTTCGGAGACTGACGACGGTGGTTTGGTTTCGTCGGACAAGTCGGTGGTTGTTCGGCCGGATGGGACGGTTGAGCATGGGCGGGTGTTGCCGGATGGTTCTTTCCTTGCGGAGAAGGTGGGCAAGGATGGTGTGACGTATTGGGGTTCGGAGACTGACGACGGTGGTTTGGTTTCGTCGGACAAGTCGGTGGTTGTTCGGCCGGACGGGACGGTTGAACACGGGAAGGTGCTGCCGGACGGTACTTTCCTGAAGTCGAGGGTCGGCAATGATGGTGTGACGTATTGGGGTTCGGAGACCGACGACGGTGGGTTCATCTCGGAGGACGGGAAGACCTATATCGAAGCGAATGGAGATGTCGATCACGGGAAGACCGTGGACGACAAGTTCCTGATGCTGAAGGTCGGCAGTGACGGTGTGACGTATTGGGGTAATAAAACCGCTGACGGTGGGTTCATCTCGGAGGACGGGAAGACCTATATCGACGCGACTGGAAAGATCGAGCACGGTATCACGACTTCCGGGAAGGACGCCCACTTTCTACCCAATGGCACCTCCGTCACCCTGCCGAGTGGACAGGTCGTATATGGCTATATGACCGGGGACGACTTCTACTCGGAGGACGGCTCCACCATCGTCTTGGATGGAAAGACCGTGGTGAACGGCAGTATGGACCAGTTCTCCGGAATTTTCACCAGCTCATCGGGGGACGGCTACTACGTGGGCGCGAACGGCATCACTCACGGCACGTTCAGGGACGCGGACGGCGCCTTGATGTTTGATGACGGTTCAGGCTTTGTGCTGACCGAGAAGGGCTGGAAGGTCGATCTGCAGCAGATGCTGGACTGCGTCGACCTGATCAACAAAAAAAATGTGGATCTGAGCGACTACAGGGAGTCGATCCGGGAGCAGATTCGACTTGTCGAACACTCTTGGAAATCGCCGGCGGGTGACACCTTCTCCGACATATCCACGCAGGTGACAACCGCACTGGACAACCTGGTGGATCTCGTGGCGAACATCTCCGCTCGGGTTCAGCGGTCGCACGACAACTACGCTGAGCAAGAGCAGAAGAACCTCGACAACTTCAAGTACGAAACCGGGGGCAAGTGA